The sequence below is a genomic window from Paenibacillus silvisoli.
CGTTACGATGCCGCCGAGCGAAATTACGGCAACCTCGGTCGTGCCGCCGCCGATATCGACGACCATGCTGCCCGTAGGCTCCCAAACCGGAAGGTCGGCGCCGATCGCAGCCGCGAACGGCTCTTCGATCGTGAACGCTTCGCGCGCGCCGGCTTGTACCGTCGCGTCTTTGACCGCGCGCTGCTCAACCGCCGTAATGCCGGAAGGAACGCAAACCATGACGTTCGGATGCTTCGGGAACAGCGAACGCTGCTTCTGCGCCTGACGGATGAAATATTTAATCATCGTGGAGGTCGTTTCGAAGTCTGCGATAACGCCGTCCTTCATCGGACGAATCGCGCGGATGTTGCCAGGCGTACGGCCGATCATTTTCTTCGCCTGCTCGCCTACCGCTTCAATCGTTTTCGTATCTGTACGAAGAGCAACCACGGAAGGTTCTCTTACGACAATGCCTTTGCCTTTCACATAAACAAGCGTGTTCGCCGTACCAAGGTCAATGCCCAAATCTTTCGTGAATCCACCAAACATAGATGTAATCTTCCTTTCTGCCTCAAGACAATCCTTCTTATTATATTACAGGTGGCCTTGCTCCTTCAAACTAATAAAGCGATTGTCACCTATTACCAAATGATCCAGCACATCAATGCCGACGAGCTCTCCGGCTTCCATCAGCCGATGGGTAAGCGCAACATCCTCCGCACTCGGCGTCGGGTCGCCGCTTGGGTGATTATGTACGCAGATCAGCGACGCGCTGCTGCATTTTATCGCAGCCCGGAATACTTCCCGGGGATGCACAAGCGTCGCGTTCAATGTTCCGATCGACAACGTTTCTTTTAAAATAACCTGATTCTTTGTATTTAAAAACAAACAGACAAAATGCTCTTGCTTTAAATAGCGAAGCTCTTCCATCACGAGATTGGCGGCGTCTTCCGGCCTGCGGATTACGGGCAGCTCGACGCGCTCGCTTCGGGCGATGCGCCTGCCGAGCTCGATGCCGGCCCGCAGCTGAACGGCCTTCGCGGCGCCGATTCCGCGGATCTTCGTCATCTCCGCGACGCTCATGTCGACGAGCCCTCGCAGGCTGCCGCACTCCTTCAACAGACGGGAGGCTAACAGCACAGCCGATTCTCGTTTCGTGCCGGTCCGGATTAAGATCGCCAATAACTCCGCATGGCTGAGCGCCTCGGCTCCGACGGCCAGCATCCGCTCTCGCGGACGGTCTATCGCGGGGATATCCTTCAACATATTAGGCTGTGCTTCCATGGCTGTTCCCTGCCTTAACGTAGGTTAGATAACTAGGATGTCAAATTCGGCAAGCATGTCCGATAAGAGAGAAAGCGGCAGCCCTACGACGTTGAAATAGCAGCCGTCAATGCGTTCCACCAGCGTAGCGCCAAGACCTTGGATGCCGTAGCTTCCGGCTTTATCATTCGGCTCGCCGGAATCGACGTAGCGTTCGATCGTCGCGCGATCAAGCGGCTTCATCTTCACCTTCGTCATGCGGTGGCGGACAAGCTCGCGGCCTGTGGATGTATTCACGCATGCTACGCCCGTGTACACTTCATGCTCCCGTCCTTGAAGCCCGGTCAGCATGCGGATCGCATCGTCCCTGTCCTTCGGCTTGCCCAGCACGACGCCGTCTAACACGACGATCGTATCGGCTCCGATAACGAGGGAGCTCGCCGACTGCTCGTCCTGCAGCAAGTCAGCGGAAGCACGCGCTTTGCGCAATCCGAGCTGCTCGACGATTTGGGCAGGCTGCCAATCCGGCGGCGTGCTCTCATCCGTGTCGCTTGACAAAATGAGAACCGGCAAGGAAAGGTCGAGTGCTGCGACCAATTCCCGCCGGCGAGGAGATGAAGAAGCCAGCACGAGCCGGCTCACGTTCGATGAATGTGTATGAAGGGGTGCTCCCATTGCAATAGCGCTCCTTACGCGTTTGCCCGCGCTCGCCTAAAGTTTACGGTAAAGCCAAATCGCAATGATCAATCCGATTATGCTGAGCAGGCTTATCTCGATCTTCAGCGTAAAAGCGTAGCTGAGCACGAGCAAATCCGCAGCCGGCGACCAAACGACAGGCGATGTTTTCGTCAGAAATGAAAGACCAGGCACCTGTGACAGCCAACGTGACACCAACGCGCCAGTAAGCAGTCCGATTAGAATGAAAAGCAGCAAAACCCAGATGTTTTTCTTCATTTTCCAACGTCCCTCACCATTTTTTGACACGTATACTTTATTATACGCGTCAGGGGAACGCTTTACAATGCATCCATCGATTCAAACCAGGCTTTCTCGGCGAATACCGCCTTCATGAGCGACGACTGCATCGACCACAAATAAGCGTCGGACGGCTTCTTCGCATATTCGTCGGCAGCCACGGCCACCGAGTTGATCGTTTGCGTCAATCGCTGCAGCGTCGATTTGCTCACCTTGTCCGTCAAGCCCGCTTCCATTGCCGACGCCGCCGAAATCCATTGCTGATGCAGCTCTTTCCATTCGCCGTCATCCTTCGCTCCGCCGCCCGCGCTCAGCCGGTCGATCGTCAGCCCGTCCAGCTTCCCGATCAATTCGCTTGTTTGCTGGAAGAAGGACTCCACGGCAGAAGCCTCTCCTTTAAACGAAATCGAGCTTACAGCCGGAAGGTCGATTTGCTTCACGTATACGTCCATATTGTCCAGCAGCTGGCCGAGCAGCGTCGCCTGATCCTTGTCTGCCGACATGCCCACGTAGACGCGATAATCGTCAGCCGTCGTCAACGAAGCGGCGGCAAGTCCTTTGTCGCCAAGCTCATTCACCGCGGCGTCCAATCCCTCTTTATTGCTGAATACGCCATATTGGAGCATATAGTAGGAGCTTGCCGGAATATCGACCTGAATCATCTCGGCTTGAGAAGCGCCGTCATTCGTCGTGCCGCCTTTGTTTGCCGTGCCATCCGTACTGCCTTCCGTTTGTCCCGCCGGGGCATCCGGAGAAGCTGCGTCGTCTTTGGTCTTATCGGTGCCGTCCGTAATGGCGCCACTTACAGTTGTACCCGGTTGATTCGAGGTTGAATCTGTATTAGCCTGACCGCCGCCGCTGGTGAACAGGGCGAGCACGAAATAGCCGAACAGAGCGCCCGTCGCAATGGCGCCTGTAACGGACGCGAACACTTTGAACCAGGAAGGACCCTTGGACGGCCGGTGGCTGACCCCGGTCATATAGCTGCCGATCGATGCACGGTCAGCCCCATCCATTTTTCGCCGCTCGCGCTCGTCCAATTCCGGATCCAGCAGCGGGTACATATCGATGACCTTCGGCCCCGCTTGAATCCGTTTAGGCGTCGCCTCGTACTCTTTTTCGTATTCGTATTCGTATTCATCGCCAAGCAGGATAGCATCAGGCTGTTCGAACTCTTCCGGATGCAAATCTATCGGATCAGCGGCTTTGCGTCTGCCTGTCTCGGCAGGGGCAGCTTCTCTCGCGTTTTTCGTCGTTTGCCCGTCCGCTTCGCGAATGAGCTGCTCCAGCGCATGGGCGTCATTTTGAAAAGGGCTGTTCCATGGGCCGATTTCCGACGTGAATTTAAGCTCCTCTTGAAAATAAGGGACGACCTGCGATGCCGGTTTATTCTCTTCTTTCTTCGGCTCCAGGCGGGCTCCGCTTTGTTTATCGAAACGGTACGTGATTCGACCTTTAGTACTCATCGCAATCTCTCCTTGTCCGCATAATCTAGTAAAGTCTATGAGAAGTTTAAGAGGAATATGCCCCTTTGCGGCAAGCTTGCGATTTCAATCCTGGGAGCACGGCGAAAATAAAAACAGCGCCACAGGTGTTACACCTGTGACGCCCAGAACGCCTAGAATGTCCGATAGTCACTAGCTTTGGGCTCGGACTTCGCGGCAGAGAGTTTAACGGACATGTTGTCCGTTAGACAGACAGCCTAACTACAACAAAAGGGCCATCCCTTTGTCATCAACGATGACTTCCGGGACAGCCCCTTTATAATCTACGCCTTCGCCCGAAGCGTCTTCGCCAGCGAATCGGCCACTTTCCAAATGTCGCCCGCTCCCATCGTAATGACGAGATCGCCAGGCTTCACCTTATCCGTAAGTACCGCAAGCACCTCGTCCTTCGTCGGGAAGTAGGACGTGTTGGCATTGCTGTTCTTGATGATCAGCTCTACCAGCTTCTTGGAGTTTACGCCTTCGATTTGCTGCTCGCCGGCCGGCGAATAAATATCCGTAATCATCACTTCATCCGCTTCCGTGAAGGCACGGCTGAACTGATCGAGCAGGAAAAACGTTCTTGTGTACCGCTGAGGCTGGAAGACGGCAATAATCCGTTTGCCCGTCGATTTCGCCGCGCTGATCGTCGCTTCGATCTCCGTCGGATGATGCGCGTAATCGTCAATGACGAGAATGTCGTTGACTTCGCCCAGCACCTGGAATCTGCGTTTCGCGCCGCGGAAATCGACGATCGCCTCGGCAATCGCCTCGAAGGAAAGGCCCGCTTCCATGCACGTAATGACGGTCGCCATCGCGTTGTACACGTTGTGCCGTCCCGGTACGGACAGCTCAATGCGGCCGAGAAGCTCGCCGTGCCGCGTCATATCGAAGGACGCTTTGCGGTCGCCGAGCGCGATATTCGTCGCGCGGTAGATCGCGTCCTGCTCGATGCCGTACGTCAGCACGCCTTCGCTGCCAAGCGGTCCTGCGACCAGCTCCGGCAGCATCGCCTGCATGTTCGCATCGTCGGCGCACACAATCGCGCTGCCGTCTTCTTTCACTTGGCTGAGAAACTGCACATAGGCAGCCTTCAATTTATTGAAATCGCCATCGTAGTTTTCGAGATGATCCGGTTCGATGTTCGTGACGATCGCCATGGTCGGATGATACTGCAGGAAGGAGCCGTCGCTCTCATCCGCTTCCGCCACGACATAGTCGCCTTTGCCGGCTTTCGCGTTCGTGCCGACATTCACGATCTCGCCGCCGATGATGTAAGTTGGGTCGATCTGGCACGTTTCCATCACGAGCGCAATCATCGAGGATGTCGTCGTTTTGCCGTGCGCGCCTGCAACCGCGACGCCTTTGCCGTTATTCATCAGCTTCGCCAGCATTTGAGCCCGGTGCAAAATCGGAATGTTCAGCTCTTCCGCCGCTTTTCGTTCCACATTATCCTTAGGAAGCGCCGTCGAATAGACGACCAGGTCGGCCCCTTTCACATGCTCCGGCTCGTGACCGATGTAGATGCGGGCTCCTTTTGCCGCTAGCTTCTCCGTAAGCTCTTGCCGGGCAACGTCGGAGCCGGTCACTTTATAGCCCATTTCGAGCATGACGCGCGCGATGGCGCTCATGCCGTAACCGCCAATTCCGATGAAATGAACGTGTTCTGCCGTATTCAAAGACGGTTCACCAACCTTTTTCAGAATCCTTATTATAGAGCAAATGGGAGCGGACATCGGCTATTAAGTAGAGCGTTCCGGTAACGACCGCTAAATCATCCGCGCCGGCGAGCGATTGCAGCCGCTCAAGCGCCTGCTTCCAGTTCGGTTCCACGATGAGCTCGAAGGATCGGCCGATAGAATCGCGGACCTCCGACGCGAGTTCTGCCAGCTGTTGAGCAGGCAGAGCCTTGCGGAAATCCGGCTCGGTCACGACAAGCGTATCCACTAGAGGTAGTATATGCCGCAACGTGTCACGATGATTCTTGTTCGCGAGCATCCCCATCATGAGATGAAGCCGCTCGTACCGGTACGTTCCTTTCAGCGCTTCCGCCAGCACCTGAGCCCCTTCCGGGTTATGGGCGCCGTCAATCAGAAGGCGCGGCGAGCTGCCGACCATTTCCAGCCGCCCCGGCCATGCAGCCGCGCGCAGCCCTTCCCGCAAGTCGTCGTCTTCCAAAATCAGCGCGTAATATTGCCGCATGATCTCGAGCGTCATGACCGCAACGGCGGCGTTCGTCCGCTGATGAGCGCCGTTCAGCGAAATGGCCAGCGGCTCGATCGAACGGAACAAGCCTTCGAAACGGAAGGATTGCTCGTTCTCCGCCACCTGGAGCGCGTGCTCGTGAAATTGCTCGCCTAGCAAGTAGAGGGAGCTGTTCTTCGCTTTCGCCGTAGCCTTGACAATCTCGATTGCCTCTGGCTGCGCGACCGCGCTGACGACCGGTACGCCGGCTTTAATAATGCCGGCTTTCTCCGTCGTGACCGCCTCGATCGTGTCGCCGAGAATATCCATATGGTCATGTCCGACATTCGTTATGACCGAAACGAGCGGCGTCACGATGTTTGTCACGTCCAGACGGCCGCCGAGCCCCGTTTCCCATACGACGAAGTCCGGGTAAGCTACCGTGCCGTAATAAAGAATCGCTAGCGCGGTAGACACTTCGAACATCGACGGCGAGCCGAGCTCCGTCGCCGCGATTTGCTCCACGAGCGGCTTCAGCCGGTTGGCCAGCTGGAGCAGCGTCTCTTCGGGGATATCCGCCCCGTTATATTGAAACCGGTTCGTAAACTTCGTGATATAAGGGGACGTATATGTCCCCACATCATAGCCGCAGCGAAGCAAGACGCTGGTCAAATAGGCGCAGACGGAGCCTTTGCCGTTCGTGCCGGCAATATGGATGAATTTGAGCCGGCGTTCCGGATGCCCGGTCAGCTCCATCAGCTTCTCGATGCGCTCCATGCCCGGACGGATGCCGAAGGCGACCAGCCCTTCGATCCAATCTCTCGCTTGCTCGTACGTGGCCAGCGGCGCCGTTGCTTCTGCCGCATGCTGCTGTTGTTCCATCATCGTTCTCTTCCTTCTTCCTAAAACGGACTTCTCTAATTAGCCTTTCAGCTCTGCAATGCGGGCTTTGACCATTTCGCGTTTCTCGGCGTAATCGGCCATCTTGGCGCGCTCTTCTTCGATGACTTTGGCCGGCGCCTTCGCGACGAAGCCTTCGTTGCCGAGCTTCTTCTCGACGCGCTCCACTTCGCTGTTCAGGTTGGCGATTTCCTTCTCGAGCCTTGCGATCTCCTGCTCGATATCGATCAGCCCCGCCAGCGGCAGGAACATTTGCGCGCCGGTTACGATCGCCGTCATCGCTTTGTCCGGCGCTGCGAGATCCAGGCTGATCGTCAGCTTTGACGTGCCGCAGAAGCGGATGATGAACTCCTCGTTGCGGGCCAGAATCGCCGCTTCGCTCTCGCTCGACGGTTTGATTTGCAGCTCGACCTTCTTGCTCATAGGGACATTAACCTCGGCGCGGATATTCCGAACCGCGCGGATCATTTCCATCAGCAGCTCCATCTCCGCAACCGCGTCCGGCGCTTCCAGCGCTTTATCGTAAACCGGCCACT
It includes:
- a CDS encoding rod shape-determining protein yields the protein MFGGFTKDLGIDLGTANTLVYVKGKGIVVREPSVVALRTDTKTIEAVGEQAKKMIGRTPGNIRAIRPMKDGVIADFETTSTMIKYFIRQAQKQRSLFPKHPNVMVCVPSGITAVEQRAVKDATVQAGAREAFTIEEPFAAAIGADLPVWEPTGSMVVDIGGGTTEVAVISLGGIVTSRSIRIAGDEMDEAIMQYIKRMYNLMIGERTAEQLKMEIGSALATDRQETIEIRGRDLVSGLPKTLPISSEEICDALSDTVNAIVDAVKITLEKCPPELSADIMDRGIVLTGGGALLKNLDKLLSRETGMPVIVAENPLDCVAIGTGRALDNIELFKTRGGPVSRSKR
- the radC gene encoding RadC family protein; translation: MEAQPNMLKDIPAIDRPRERMLAVGAEALSHAELLAILIRTGTKRESAVLLASRLLKECGSLRGLVDMSVAEMTKIRGIGAAKAVQLRAGIELGRRIARSERVELPVIRRPEDAANLVMEELRYLKQEHFVCLFLNTKNQVILKETLSIGTLNATLVHPREVFRAAIKCSSASLICVHNHPSGDPTPSAEDVALTHRLMEAGELVGIDVLDHLVIGDNRFISLKEQGHL
- a CDS encoding Maf family protein; protein product: MGAPLHTHSSNVSRLVLASSSPRRRELVAALDLSLPVLILSSDTDESTPPDWQPAQIVEQLGLRKARASADLLQDEQSASSLVIGADTIVVLDGVVLGKPKDRDDAIRMLTGLQGREHEVYTGVACVNTSTGRELVRHRMTKVKMKPLDRATIERYVDSGEPNDKAGSYGIQGLGATLVERIDGCYFNVVGLPLSLLSDMLAEFDILVI
- a CDS encoding DUF4321 domain-containing protein; its protein translation is MKKNIWVLLLFILIGLLTGALVSRWLSQVPGLSFLTKTSPVVWSPAADLLVLSYAFTLKIEISLLSIIGLIIAIWLYRKL
- a CDS encoding SPOR domain-containing protein, translated to MSTKGRITYRFDKQSGARLEPKKEENKPASQVVPYFQEELKFTSEIGPWNSPFQNDAHALEQLIREADGQTTKNAREAAPAETGRRKAADPIDLHPEEFEQPDAILLGDEYEYEYEKEYEATPKRIQAGPKVIDMYPLLDPELDERERRKMDGADRASIGSYMTGVSHRPSKGPSWFKVFASVTGAIATGALFGYFVLALFTSGGGQANTDSTSNQPGTTVSGAITDGTDKTKDDAASPDAPAGQTEGSTDGTANKGGTTNDGASQAEMIQVDIPASSYYMLQYGVFSNKEGLDAAVNELGDKGLAAASLTTADDYRVYVGMSADKDQATLLGQLLDNMDVYVKQIDLPAVSSISFKGEASAVESFFQQTSELIGKLDGLTIDRLSAGGGAKDDGEWKELHQQWISAASAMEAGLTDKVSKSTLQRLTQTINSVAVAADEYAKKPSDAYLWSMQSSLMKAVFAEKAWFESMDAL
- the murC gene encoding UDP-N-acetylmuramate--L-alanine ligase translates to MNTAEHVHFIGIGGYGMSAIARVMLEMGYKVTGSDVARQELTEKLAAKGARIYIGHEPEHVKGADLVVYSTALPKDNVERKAAEELNIPILHRAQMLAKLMNNGKGVAVAGAHGKTTTSSMIALVMETCQIDPTYIIGGEIVNVGTNAKAGKGDYVVAEADESDGSFLQYHPTMAIVTNIEPDHLENYDGDFNKLKAAYVQFLSQVKEDGSAIVCADDANMQAMLPELVAGPLGSEGVLTYGIEQDAIYRATNIALGDRKASFDMTRHGELLGRIELSVPGRHNVYNAMATVITCMEAGLSFEAIAEAIVDFRGAKRRFQVLGEVNDILVIDDYAHHPTEIEATISAAKSTGKRIIAVFQPQRYTRTFFLLDQFSRAFTEADEVMITDIYSPAGEQQIEGVNSKKLVELIIKNSNANTSYFPTKDEVLAVLTDKVKPGDLVITMGAGDIWKVADSLAKTLRAKA
- a CDS encoding bifunctional folylpolyglutamate synthase/dihydrofolate synthase, which produces MMEQQQHAAEATAPLATYEQARDWIEGLVAFGIRPGMERIEKLMELTGHPERRLKFIHIAGTNGKGSVCAYLTSVLLRCGYDVGTYTSPYITKFTNRFQYNGADIPEETLLQLANRLKPLVEQIAATELGSPSMFEVSTALAILYYGTVAYPDFVVWETGLGGRLDVTNIVTPLVSVITNVGHDHMDILGDTIEAVTTEKAGIIKAGVPVVSAVAQPEAIEIVKATAKAKNSSLYLLGEQFHEHALQVAENEQSFRFEGLFRSIEPLAISLNGAHQRTNAAVAVMTLEIMRQYYALILEDDDLREGLRAAAWPGRLEMVGSSPRLLIDGAHNPEGAQVLAEALKGTYRYERLHLMMGMLANKNHRDTLRHILPLVDTLVVTEPDFRKALPAQQLAELASEVRDSIGRSFELIVEPNWKQALERLQSLAGADDLAVVTGTLYLIADVRSHLLYNKDSEKGW